A region of bacterium DNA encodes the following proteins:
- the carB gene encoding carbamoyl-phosphate synthase (glutamine-hydrolyzing) large subunit — translation MSGSVSKVLVIGSGPITIGQAAEFDYSGSQACRSLSEEGVEVILVNSNPATIMTDVETADRVYIEPLTVEFLTRVIARERPQGLLATLGGQTGLNLAVALAEAGVLEEYGVRLLGTPLEAIRHAEDRELFKDAMRAFGEPVPESVVATTVEEARAFAARVGFPVVIRPAYTLGGTGGGIAPDARALDEIAARGLAVSRIHQVLVERSVAGWKEIEYEVMRDRLDTCITVCNMENLDPMGVHTGDSIVIAPSQTLSDREYQMLRSASLRIIRGLGIEGGCNIQFALDPESTRYYVIEVNPRVSRSSALASKATGYPIARVAAKIALGRTLDEIRNAITGETFACFEPALDYAVVKIPRWPFDKFPYVDRRLGTQMQATGEVMAIGRSVEEALLKALRSLDQRVDGLDYPPAADWSREALRQRIADPCDERLFAIAEGLRRGMLPQEIADLSRMDLFFVNKIANIVGMLQGLRSRRDPETLRAAKRLGLPDTAIARAWETTEDAVRAMRTGESIRPVYKIVDTCAGEFPAKTPYFYSTYAREDEVPESPRRRIVVLGSGPIRIGQGIEFDYASVHAVKALRDDGLDAVLINNNPETVSTDFDVASRLYVEPLTVEDVLNVIERERADGVIVQVGGQTGLNLAGPLAERGVRVLGTTVEGLDASEDRGKFDALLRRLDIAHPAGGAVRSVAEGRALADRLGFPLLVRPSYVLGGRGMEIVAAADELVRYLEAAFAADREHPVLIDTYVEGTEVEVDAISDGDAVFLPGIMEHIERAGVHSGDSIAVFPAQHLGPDETDQVIDATVAIARALGVRGFLNIQFVVKDGRVYVLEANLRSSRTIPFVSKAAGAPLVRLAVHVMLGRSLADLGYPGVTRLPAPARVSVKAPVFSSEKMAQLDVLLGPEMTSTGEVMGQNSSLPGALYRALVAAGIEMPDPAAGRALLASIADRDKAGAVELVRRFVDLGFTVYATDDTAKYLADHGVHAIHVSKNGDPETALRLVHERAVSLVLNTPTRGRTPGRAGFALRRAAFERHLPCFTSLDTAEAFLDVLTAIKAGEIPAPHAAMEVSPL, via the coding sequence ATGTCCGGCAGCGTCAGCAAAGTTCTCGTCATCGGCTCCGGACCGATCACGATCGGCCAGGCCGCGGAGTTCGACTACTCCGGCAGCCAGGCGTGCCGCTCGCTCTCGGAAGAGGGTGTCGAGGTCATTCTCGTCAACAGCAACCCCGCGACGATCATGACCGACGTCGAGACGGCCGACCGCGTCTATATCGAGCCGCTCACGGTCGAGTTTCTGACCCGCGTCATCGCGCGGGAGCGGCCGCAGGGGCTGCTCGCGACGCTCGGCGGGCAGACCGGCCTCAACCTCGCGGTGGCGCTCGCCGAAGCGGGCGTGCTGGAGGAGTACGGGGTCAGGCTGCTCGGGACGCCGCTCGAGGCCATCCGGCACGCCGAGGACCGCGAGCTGTTCAAGGACGCGATGCGGGCGTTCGGCGAGCCGGTCCCGGAAAGCGTCGTCGCGACCACCGTGGAGGAAGCCCGCGCCTTCGCGGCGCGGGTGGGCTTCCCGGTGGTGATCCGCCCGGCATACACCCTCGGCGGCACGGGGGGCGGCATCGCCCCGGACGCCAGGGCGCTCGACGAGATCGCCGCGCGGGGCCTCGCCGTGAGCCGGATCCACCAAGTCCTGGTCGAGCGCTCGGTCGCCGGCTGGAAGGAGATCGAGTACGAGGTGATGCGCGACCGGCTCGACACGTGCATCACCGTCTGCAACATGGAGAACCTCGATCCGATGGGCGTGCACACCGGCGACAGCATCGTGATCGCGCCGAGCCAGACGCTGAGCGACCGCGAGTACCAGATGCTGCGCAGCGCGAGCCTGCGGATCATCCGCGGCCTCGGCATCGAGGGCGGCTGCAACATCCAGTTTGCGCTCGACCCCGAGAGCACGCGGTACTACGTCATCGAGGTGAACCCGCGGGTCAGCCGCTCCAGTGCCTTGGCCAGCAAGGCGACCGGCTACCCGATCGCGCGGGTCGCGGCCAAGATCGCGCTCGGCCGCACGCTCGACGAGATCCGCAACGCGATCACCGGCGAGACCTTCGCCTGCTTCGAGCCGGCGCTCGACTACGCCGTCGTCAAGATCCCGCGCTGGCCGTTCGACAAGTTTCCCTACGTGGACCGGCGGCTCGGGACGCAGATGCAGGCGACCGGCGAGGTGATGGCAATCGGCCGGAGCGTGGAAGAGGCGCTGCTGAAGGCCCTCCGCTCGCTCGATCAGCGGGTCGACGGGCTCGACTACCCGCCGGCCGCGGACTGGTCGCGCGAGGCGCTGCGGCAGCGGATCGCGGACCCGTGCGACGAGCGGCTGTTCGCAATCGCGGAGGGGCTCCGCCGCGGCATGCTGCCGCAGGAGATCGCCGATCTCTCGCGCATGGATCTGTTCTTCGTCAATAAGATCGCCAACATCGTCGGGATGCTGCAGGGACTGCGCAGCCGGCGCGATCCCGAGACCCTGCGGGCCGCGAAGCGCCTCGGCCTGCCGGACACCGCGATCGCCCGGGCGTGGGAGACGACCGAGGACGCGGTGCGCGCGATGCGGACGGGGGAGAGCATCCGCCCCGTCTACAAGATCGTCGACACCTGCGCGGGCGAGTTCCCGGCGAAGACGCCCTATTTCTACTCCACCTACGCGCGCGAGGACGAGGTGCCGGAGAGCCCGCGCCGCCGCATCGTCGTGCTCGGGTCGGGGCCGATCCGGATCGGCCAGGGCATCGAGTTCGACTACGCGAGCGTGCACGCCGTGAAGGCGCTGCGCGACGATGGGCTCGACGCCGTGCTGATCAACAACAATCCCGAGACGGTCAGCACGGACTTCGACGTGGCCAGCCGCCTGTACGTCGAGCCGCTGACCGTCGAGGACGTGCTCAATGTCATCGAACGGGAACGCGCCGACGGTGTGATCGTCCAGGTGGGCGGCCAGACTGGGCTCAACCTTGCCGGTCCGCTGGCCGAGCGCGGCGTGCGGGTGCTCGGCACGACGGTCGAGGGGCTCGACGCCTCCGAGGATCGCGGCAAGTTCGACGCGCTGCTCCGCCGGCTCGACATCGCGCACCCCGCGGGCGGCGCGGTGCGGTCCGTGGCGGAGGGCCGCGCGCTCGCGGACCGCCTCGGCTTTCCGCTGCTCGTCCGGCCGTCCTACGTGCTCGGCGGCCGCGGGATGGAGATCGTGGCGGCGGCCGACGAGCTCGTCCGGTACCTCGAAGCGGCGTTCGCCGCCGACCGCGAGCATCCGGTGCTCATCGATACCTACGTCGAAGGCACGGAGGTCGAGGTCGACGCGATCAGCGACGGCGACGCGGTGTTCCTGCCGGGCATCATGGAGCACATCGAGCGGGCCGGCGTGCACTCCGGCGACAGCATCGCGGTGTTCCCGGCGCAGCACCTCGGGCCGGATGAGACGGATCAGGTGATCGACGCCACGGTGGCGATCGCGCGCGCGCTCGGCGTCCGCGGCTTTCTCAACATTCAGTTCGTCGTCAAAGACGGCCGCGTCTACGTGCTCGAGGCGAATTTGCGCAGCAGCCGGACGATCCCGTTCGTGAGCAAGGCGGCGGGGGCGCCGTTGGTCCGCCTCGCCGTCCACGTCATGCTCGGGCGGAGCCTCGCCGACCTCGGCTATCCGGGCGTGACACGCCTGCCGGCGCCGGCGCGCGTCTCGGTCAAGGCGCCGGTCTTCAGCAGCGAGAAGATGGCGCAGCTCGACGTGCTGCTCGGTCCGGAAATGACCTCGACCGGCGAGGTGATGGGGCAGAACAGCAGCCTGCCGGGCGCGCTCTACCGCGCGCTCGTCGCCGCGGGGATCGAGATGCCGGACCCGGCCGCCGGCCGCGCGCTGCTCGCCAGCATCGCGGACCGCGACAAGGCCGGCGCCGTCGAGCTGGTGCGGCGGTTCGTCGATCTCGGGTTTACCGTGTACGCGACGGACGACACCGCGAAGTATCTCGCCGACCACGGGGTCCACGCCATCCACGTCAGCAAGAACGGCGATCCCGAGACGGCGCTCCGGCTCGTGCACGAGCGCGCGGTCAGCCTGGTGCTGAACACGCCGACGCGGGGCCGCACGCCCGGACGGGCCGGCTTCGCGCTGCGGCGCGCGGCGTTCGAGCGGCACCTGCCGTGCTTCACGTCGCTCGACACCGCGGAGGCGTTCCTCGACGTGCTCACCGCGATCAAGGCCGGCGAGATCCCGGCGCCGCACGCGGCGATGGAGGTGTCTCCGCTCTAG
- the pip gene encoding prolyl aminopeptidase has translation MNPDAERHLFPPVEPYASGRLALGGRHEMYWEESGNPNGVPIVFVHGGPGGGAGPAHRRFFDPNAWRIVVFDQRGAGRSTPLAEIGDNTTQHLVGDMERLREARGIDRWAVFGGSWGSTLTLAYAEAHPARCTGLIVRGIFLAERPEIDWFMTGMRLFSPEAWNDFVEGSGAGPRDTAGLLERYRRLLNDPNPEVCLRAARVWSHYEARCTTLLPDPVAEAESEVDAKALPVSRIENHYFVHDCFLEPGQLLRDVGRIRSIPGTIVQGRYDLDCPPYTAHRLHEAWPEAEYILVPDAGHVAFEPATARELVTATERLKRRLRA, from the coding sequence ATGAACCCCGACGCGGAACGCCACCTCTTCCCGCCGGTCGAGCCGTACGCCAGCGGACGGCTCGCGCTCGGCGGCCGTCACGAGATGTACTGGGAGGAAAGCGGCAACCCGAACGGCGTCCCGATCGTGTTCGTGCACGGCGGACCCGGCGGCGGCGCCGGGCCGGCGCACCGGCGGTTCTTCGATCCCAACGCCTGGCGGATCGTCGTTTTCGACCAGCGCGGCGCGGGCCGCTCCACCCCGCTCGCGGAGATCGGCGACAACACGACGCAGCACCTCGTCGGCGACATGGAACGGCTGCGCGAGGCGCGCGGGATCGACCGCTGGGCGGTGTTCGGCGGCTCGTGGGGCTCGACGCTGACGCTGGCCTACGCGGAGGCGCACCCGGCGCGCTGCACCGGCCTCATCGTGCGGGGGATCTTCCTCGCAGAGCGGCCGGAGATCGACTGGTTCATGACCGGCATGCGCCTGTTCTCGCCGGAGGCCTGGAACGACTTCGTCGAGGGCTCCGGCGCGGGTCCGCGGGACACCGCGGGCCTCCTCGAGCGCTACCGCCGGCTGCTCAACGATCCGAACCCCGAGGTCTGCCTTCGCGCCGCGCGCGTATGGTCGCACTACGAGGCGCGCTGCACGACGCTGCTGCCCGATCCGGTCGCGGAGGCGGAGTCCGAGGTCGACGCGAAGGCGCTGCCGGTCTCGCGTATCGAGAATCACTACTTCGTGCACGACTGCTTCCTCGAGCCCGGCCAGCTGCTGCGGGACGTCGGCCGGATCCGGTCGATCCCGGGCACGATCGTCCAGGGCCGGTACGACCTCGACTGCCCGCCCTACACGGCGCACCGCCTGCACGAGGCGTGGCCGGAAGCCGAGTACATCCTGGTTCCGGACGCGGGGCACGTCGCGTTCGAGCCGGCGACCGCGCGGGAGCTGGTGACGGCGACGGAGCGGCTGAAGCGGCGGCTTCGCGCTTAG
- the argC gene encoding N-acetyl-gamma-glutamyl-phosphate reductase, producing MAVRVSVIGASGYGGAEAVRLLATHPEARLVHLTAETQKGRRFSDLYPNLRGFVDLVTEEANPAVLAGDSDVVIVSLPSGKAMALVPELLERGVRVIDVAADFRLRDAAQYPVWYKFEHAAPGYLAEAVYGLTELHRGEIRTARLVADCGCYPAAALLALAPFVKHGLAAPDAIMIDGVSGVSGAGRGGASGGFGYSETNEDLRPYSVGTHNHTAEIEQELSAQAGRAVRVTFVPHLAPMTRGILVTAYARLARAADAAAAQALLRDAYAGEPFVRVLPDGALPQTKATLGSNFCDVAVRIDARTQTLIAMAALDNLGKGAAGLAVQNLNVMCGFPEETGLRTPGLYP from the coding sequence ATGGCCGTTCGCGTGAGCGTGATTGGGGCGTCGGGCTACGGCGGGGCGGAGGCGGTGCGCCTGCTCGCGACCCATCCCGAGGCGCGCCTCGTCCACCTGACGGCCGAGACGCAGAAGGGCCGCCGGTTCTCGGATCTGTACCCGAACCTGCGCGGCTTCGTCGATCTCGTCACGGAAGAGGCGAACCCCGCGGTCCTCGCCGGGGATTCCGACGTGGTGATCGTCTCGCTGCCGAGCGGCAAGGCAATGGCGCTCGTGCCGGAACTGCTCGAGCGGGGCGTCCGGGTGATCGACGTGGCCGCGGATTTTCGCCTGCGCGACGCGGCGCAGTACCCGGTCTGGTACAAGTTTGAGCACGCCGCGCCGGGGTATCTCGCCGAGGCGGTCTACGGCCTCACCGAGCTGCACCGCGGCGAGATTCGCACGGCGCGGCTCGTCGCCGACTGCGGCTGCTATCCCGCCGCGGCGCTGCTGGCGCTGGCCCCGTTCGTCAAGCACGGGCTCGCGGCCCCGGACGCGATCATGATCGACGGCGTCTCCGGCGTCTCCGGCGCCGGCCGGGGCGGCGCCTCCGGGGGCTTCGGATACTCGGAGACGAACGAGGACCTGCGCCCGTACTCGGTGGGGACGCACAACCACACCGCCGAGATCGAGCAGGAGCTCTCGGCGCAGGCGGGCCGTGCGGTGCGCGTGACGTTCGTGCCGCATCTTGCGCCGATGACGCGCGGCATCCTCGTCACCGCGTACGCGCGTCTCGCGCGGGCGGCGGATGCCGCCGCGGCCCAGGCGCTGCTGCGCGACGCGTACGCCGGGGAGCCGTTCGTGCGGGTCCTGCCGGACGGGGCGCTGCCCCAGACCAAGGCGACGCTGGGCAGCAACTTCTGCGACGTCGCGGTCCGGATCGACGCGCGCACGCAGACGCTCATCGCGATGGCGGCGCTCGACAACCTCGGCAAGGGCGCCGCCGGCCTCGCGGTCCAGAACCTCAACGTGATGTGCGGCTTTCCGGAAGAGACCGGGCTGCGCACGCCCGGCCTCTACCCTTAG